Proteins from a single region of Stappia sp. ES.058:
- a CDS encoding ornithine cyclodeaminase family protein — protein sequence MLQLDPQATRDALQWRDLIEALRAMFRDGCEMPVRHHHDFEVPGETNGTLLLMPAWVPGRYLGVKLATVVPGNSDRGLPAVMASYMLSDAKTGELRALVDGGELTARRTAAASALAADYLARDDARHLVIVGTGRLSVNLAAAHSTVRPLSRISVWGRNPEKAESVAQEISDTVGIFATATQDLEEAVGSADIVSAATLSETPLILGEWLPAGCHVDLVGAFKPTMRETDDAAVSRARVFVDTRAGALKEGGDIVQALASGALTEDAVEGDLFDLTRDVKAVLRDPDDITLFKSVGAALEDLAGAILAYETASEGARAASASARKLPLM from the coding sequence ATGCTGCAACTCGACCCGCAGGCCACGCGCGATGCATTGCAATGGCGTGATTTGATCGAGGCGCTTCGGGCGATGTTCCGCGACGGCTGCGAGATGCCGGTGCGCCACCATCACGATTTCGAGGTGCCGGGCGAGACGAACGGCACGTTGCTCTTGATGCCGGCGTGGGTGCCGGGACGCTATCTCGGCGTCAAGCTGGCGACGGTGGTGCCGGGCAACAGCGACCGCGGCCTGCCGGCGGTGATGGCAAGCTACATGCTCTCCGACGCGAAGACCGGGGAACTGCGCGCCCTCGTCGACGGCGGCGAACTGACCGCGCGGCGCACGGCGGCGGCCTCCGCGCTGGCGGCCGATTATCTGGCGCGCGACGACGCGCGCCATCTCGTCATCGTCGGAACCGGCCGGCTTTCGGTCAATCTGGCGGCCGCCCATTCCACCGTCCGGCCGCTGTCGCGCATTTCGGTCTGGGGCCGCAATCCGGAAAAGGCGGAAAGCGTCGCCCAAGAGATTTCGGACACCGTCGGCATCTTTGCGACCGCGACCCAGGACCTGGAAGAGGCGGTCGGCTCGGCCGACATCGTCTCTGCCGCCACGCTGTCCGAAACCCCGCTCATTCTTGGCGAGTGGCTGCCTGCCGGTTGTCATGTGGATCTGGTCGGCGCGTTCAAGCCGACGATGCGCGAGACAGACGATGCGGCCGTGTCGCGGGCGCGCGTCTTCGTCGACACGCGCGCCGGTGCGCTCAAGGAAGGTGGCGACATCGTGCAGGCGCTTGCATCCGGCGCGCTCACCGAGGACGCCGTGGAGGGCGATCTCTTCGATCTGACGCGCGACGTCAAGGCGGTGCTGCGCGACCCCGACGACATCACGCTGTTCAAGTCTGTCGGCGCGGCGCTGGAGGATCTCGCCGGCGCGATCCTGGCCTATGAGACGGCCTCCGAAGGCGCACGGGCGGCGTCCGCCTCCGCCCGGAAACTCCCGCTGATGTAA
- a CDS encoding TetR/AcrR family transcriptional regulator, whose product MARPRADDYDDKRKAILKTSAELFAEHGYDRASMNQIARGCGVSKALVYHYYANKDALLFDIIRDHLDELIAAVQDAAPATASGETRLQAYVGALLDAYRDANAEHKIQINEMKRLPPEQQEELKERERALVKLFAGALTQAVPELGNGSHLLKPVTMSLFGMVNWHYLWFRDGGPVSREDYAEIATRLILDGARSLAA is encoded by the coding sequence ATGGCGCGGCCGCGCGCGGACGATTACGACGACAAGCGCAAGGCGATCCTGAAGACCTCGGCGGAGCTGTTTGCCGAGCACGGCTACGATCGTGCCTCGATGAACCAGATTGCCAGGGGCTGCGGCGTTTCCAAGGCGCTCGTCTATCACTATTACGCCAACAAGGACGCGCTGCTGTTCGACATCATCCGCGATCATCTTGACGAGCTGATTGCGGCTGTGCAGGACGCGGCGCCGGCCACTGCATCCGGCGAAACCCGCCTGCAGGCCTATGTCGGGGCGCTGCTCGACGCCTATCGCGACGCCAATGCCGAACACAAGATCCAGATCAACGAGATGAAGCGCCTGCCGCCGGAGCAGCAGGAGGAGCTGAAGGAGCGTGAGCGCGCGCTGGTCAAGCTTTTCGCCGGCGCCCTGACGCAGGCCGTGCCGGAACTCGGCAACGGCTCCCATCTTTTGAAACCCGTCACCATGAGCCTCTTCGGCATGGTCAACTGGCACTATCTCTGGTTTCGCGACGGCGGTCCCGTCAGCCGCGAGGACTATGCCGAGATCGCCACACGGCTCATTCTCGACGGCGCGCGCAGCCTTGCGGCCTGA
- the paaK gene encoding phenylacetate--CoA ligase PaaK produces the protein MYDLSPKPGELDPIETASRDEISALQLERLKWSVRHAYENVAHYRKSFDEAGVHPDDLKTLADLAKFPFTAKQTLRDNYPFGLFAVPREEVVRVHASSGTTGKPTVVGYTRNDIKTWSTVVARSLRAAGARKGMICHVAYGYGLFTGGLGAHYGAEELGMTVVPISGGMTERQVTLIEDFRPDVIMVTPSYMLAILDEYKARGIDPRSSSLKLGVFGAEPWTNAMREEIEQAFDMHAVDIYGLSEVMGPGVANECVETKDGLHIWEDHFYPEIIDPLTGEVLPDGEVGELVFTSLTKEAMPVVRYRTRDLTRLLPGTARSMRRMEKVTGRSDDMMIVRGVNVFPTQIEEQLFRVEGLSPHYQVELTRTGRMDEMTVHVEALASHADDAHRASAAAELRAHLKNVIGVSARIHVADPDALERSMGKAKRVVDNRPKET, from the coding sequence ATGTACGACCTGTCGCCCAAGCCCGGCGAGCTCGACCCCATCGAGACCGCATCCCGGGACGAAATTTCCGCGCTTCAACTGGAGCGCCTGAAGTGGTCCGTGCGCCACGCCTATGAAAACGTGGCGCATTACCGCAAGAGCTTCGACGAGGCGGGGGTTCATCCCGACGACCTGAAGACGCTGGCAGATCTGGCGAAGTTTCCCTTCACCGCCAAGCAGACGCTGCGCGATAACTACCCCTTCGGCCTGTTCGCCGTCCCGCGCGAGGAGGTGGTGCGGGTGCATGCCTCTTCGGGCACGACGGGAAAGCCGACGGTGGTCGGCTACACGCGAAACGACATCAAGACCTGGTCGACCGTGGTGGCCCGCTCGCTGCGCGCCGCCGGTGCGCGCAAGGGCATGATCTGTCATGTCGCCTATGGCTACGGCCTCTTCACCGGCGGTCTCGGTGCACACTACGGCGCGGAGGAACTCGGCATGACGGTGGTGCCGATTTCCGGCGGCATGACCGAGCGCCAGGTGACGCTGATCGAGGACTTCAGGCCCGACGTCATCATGGTGACGCCGTCCTACATGCTGGCGATCCTCGACGAATACAAGGCACGCGGCATCGACCCGCGCTCGTCCTCGCTGAAGCTTGGCGTCTTTGGCGCCGAACCCTGGACCAATGCCATGCGAGAGGAAATCGAGCAGGCCTTCGACATGCATGCCGTCGACATCTACGGCCTGTCGGAGGTGATGGGACCGGGCGTTGCCAACGAATGCGTGGAGACCAAGGACGGGCTGCACATCTGGGAGGATCATTTCTATCCCGAGATCATCGATCCGCTGACCGGCGAGGTCCTGCCCGACGGCGAGGTCGGCGAGCTGGTCTTCACCTCGCTCACCAAGGAGGCGATGCCGGTAGTCCGCTACCGTACCCGCGACCTGACGCGGCTGCTGCCGGGCACCGCGCGCTCCATGCGGCGGATGGAAAAGGTGACGGGCCGCTCCGACGACATGATGATCGTGCGCGGCGTCAACGTCTTTCCCACCCAGATCGAGGAACAGCTGTTTCGCGTCGAGGGGCTGTCGCCGCATTATCAGGTTGAACTGACACGCACGGGGCGGATGGACGAAATGACCGTCCACGTCGAGGCCCTTGCCTCCCATGCCGATGACGCGCACCGGGCCTCCGCCGCCGCGGAGCTGCGCGCCCATCTGAAAAACGTGATCGGCGTCAGCGCGCGTATCCACGTTGCCGACCCGGATGCGCTGGAGCGGTCGATGGGCAAGGCGAAACGCGTTGTCGACAACCGGCCGAAGGAGACCTAA
- the paaI gene encoding hydroxyphenylacetyl-CoA thioesterase PaaI: protein MSAPVSAEGLDPTALARACADAMWADDKASQGLGMEIVEVGPGRAVIAMTVRDAMVNGHGICHGGFVFTLADSAFAFACNSHNQSTVASHCAVAFLRPGKLGERLVATAHERWREGRSGITDVTVANADGETIAEFRGNSRTIRGTLIPETAGG from the coding sequence ATGAGCGCGCCCGTATCTGCCGAGGGTCTCGATCCGACCGCGCTCGCCCGCGCCTGCGCCGATGCCATGTGGGCCGACGACAAGGCCAGCCAGGGGCTCGGCATGGAGATCGTCGAGGTCGGGCCTGGCCGCGCCGTGATCGCCATGACCGTGCGCGACGCGATGGTCAACGGCCATGGCATCTGCCATGGCGGCTTCGTCTTCACGCTGGCAGACAGCGCCTTCGCCTTTGCCTGCAACAGCCACAACCAGTCGACCGTGGCGAGCCACTGCGCGGTCGCCTTCCTGCGGCCCGGCAAGCTCGGCGAGCGCCTGGTCGCGACGGCGCATGAGCGCTGGCGCGAGGGCCGGTCGGGGATCACCGACGTGACGGTCGCCAACGCGGACGGCGAGACGATCGCGGAATTTCGCGGCAACTCGCGCACCATTCGCGGCACGCTCATTCCGGAGACGGCGGGAGGCTGA
- the paaG gene encoding 2-(1,2-epoxy-1,2-dihydrophenyl)acetyl-CoA isomerase PaaG, whose amino-acid sequence MDAPVLVERDGGVLVVTLNRPDKLNSFNEAMHAALRDALDVAETDATVRALLVTGAGRGFCAGQDLGDRVASDDGTPPDLTQTIEANYNPLIRRLKALPKPVICAVNGVAAGAGANIALACDIVLAGESAKFIQAFSKIGLVPDSGGTWSLPQLVGLARAKALAMLATPVPARQAEDWGMIWKAVPDTDLMAEARKLASSLAEAPTFGLGLIKQAMEAATDNTLDAQLDLERDLQGRAGRSPDYREGVAAFMAKRPPAFTGKAPEGETS is encoded by the coding sequence ATGGATGCGCCGGTTCTCGTCGAGCGTGACGGGGGCGTGCTCGTCGTCACGCTGAACCGGCCGGACAAGCTCAACTCCTTCAACGAGGCGATGCATGCCGCGCTTCGCGACGCGCTGGATGTTGCCGAGACCGATGCGACCGTTCGTGCGCTGCTGGTCACCGGCGCTGGGCGCGGCTTCTGCGCCGGCCAGGATCTCGGCGACCGGGTCGCCTCCGACGACGGCACGCCGCCGGACCTTACCCAGACCATCGAGGCCAACTACAATCCGCTGATCCGCCGGCTGAAGGCGCTGCCGAAGCCCGTCATCTGCGCCGTCAACGGCGTCGCTGCGGGGGCGGGGGCCAACATCGCGCTTGCCTGCGACATCGTGCTGGCCGGTGAAAGCGCCAAGTTCATCCAGGCGTTCTCCAAAATCGGGCTGGTGCCGGATTCCGGCGGCACATGGTCGCTGCCGCAGCTTGTCGGACTGGCGCGCGCCAAGGCGCTTGCGATGCTGGCAACACCCGTGCCGGCAAGACAGGCCGAGGACTGGGGCATGATCTGGAAGGCCGTGCCCGACACGGACCTGATGGCGGAAGCGCGCAAGCTTGCGTCCTCGCTTGCCGAGGCGCCGACGTTCGGGCTCGGGCTGATCAAGCAGGCGATGGAAGCGGCGACCGACAATACGCTCGACGCGCAGCTCGATCTGGAGCGCGACCTTCAGGGCCGCGCCGGGCGCTCGCCCGACTACCGCGAGGGCGTTGCCGCCTTCATGGCCAAGCGGCCGCCGGCGTTCACCGGCAAGGCACCCGAGGGAGAGACATCATGA
- the paaN gene encoding phenylacetic acid degradation protein PaaN gives MAAFFDRHKDTLDKAIEAIHTRGFFSAYPEMPSGKVYGETAKDDGEAAFKALIGRPFELDQPGADGTVGHEVSPYGLDLAISYPKSDPDTLVSAALTAMGGWAAASVEDRMGVCLEILARINAQSFLFANAVMHTSGQAFMMAFQAGGPHAQDRGLEALAYAFDEMSKVPGEVRWEKPQGSKDPIVLDKRFRLIPRGVALAIGCATFPTWNTYPGLFASLATGNAVIAKPHPGAILPMALTVKIGREVLAEAGFDPNVLLLAADDADAPITKDLVTHKDIAIVDFTGSPTFGQWVRENARDKLVYTEEAGVNSIVVTGTDNLRGLAGNVAFSLALYSGQMCTAPQNVYIPLGGIVTDEGHKSFAEVGEAIKVAMDKLLGDPQRAAGVLGAVQNPATIERIAKARSLGRVVRDSAPVEGMDGARCATPLILAVDAKDERAYLEERFGPISFLIATEDANDAIRRAANSARDRGAITAALYATDEDMIDQAADAFAAAGVGLSVNLTGGVFVNQNAAFSDYHVTGANPAGNACLCDSAFVANRFRVATLRRPVAA, from the coding sequence ATGGCCGCGTTTTTCGACAGGCACAAGGACACGCTGGACAAGGCGATCGAGGCGATCCACACCCGTGGCTTCTTCTCCGCCTATCCGGAAATGCCCTCCGGCAAGGTCTATGGCGAAACCGCCAAGGACGATGGCGAGGCCGCATTCAAGGCGCTGATCGGCAGGCCCTTCGAGCTCGACCAGCCGGGCGCGGACGGAACCGTCGGCCATGAGGTCAGCCCCTACGGCCTCGATCTGGCGATCTCCTATCCGAAATCCGATCCGGACACGCTGGTCTCTGCCGCCCTGACGGCGATGGGCGGCTGGGCGGCGGCGTCCGTCGAGGACCGGATGGGCGTGTGCCTGGAGATCCTGGCGCGCATCAACGCGCAGAGCTTCCTCTTCGCCAATGCGGTGATGCACACCTCCGGCCAGGCCTTCATGATGGCGTTTCAGGCTGGCGGCCCGCATGCCCAGGACCGAGGACTGGAAGCGCTCGCCTATGCCTTTGACGAAATGTCGAAGGTGCCGGGCGAGGTGCGTTGGGAAAAGCCGCAAGGCTCCAAGGATCCGATCGTTCTTGACAAGCGCTTCCGCCTGATCCCGCGCGGCGTCGCGCTCGCCATCGGCTGCGCCACCTTCCCGACGTGGAACACCTATCCGGGCCTGTTCGCCAGCCTCGCCACCGGCAATGCCGTGATCGCCAAACCGCATCCCGGCGCGATCCTGCCGATGGCGCTGACGGTGAAGATCGGCCGGGAGGTGCTCGCCGAGGCCGGTTTCGATCCGAACGTGCTGCTTCTGGCCGCAGACGATGCCGATGCGCCGATCACCAAGGATCTGGTGACGCACAAGGACATCGCCATCGTCGACTTCACCGGCTCGCCCACCTTCGGCCAATGGGTGCGCGAAAACGCCCGCGACAAGCTCGTCTACACCGAAGAGGCCGGCGTCAATTCCATCGTCGTCACCGGCACGGACAACCTGCGCGGGCTGGCCGGAAATGTCGCCTTCTCGCTGGCGCTCTACTCGGGCCAGATGTGCACCGCGCCGCAAAACGTCTATATTCCGCTTGGCGGCATCGTGACCGATGAGGGCCACAAGTCCTTCGCCGAGGTGGGCGAGGCGATCAAGGTCGCGATGGACAAACTGCTCGGAGATCCGCAGCGCGCCGCAGGCGTGCTCGGCGCGGTCCAGAACCCGGCGACCATCGAGCGGATCGCCAAGGCCCGCTCGCTCGGACGGGTGGTGCGCGACAGCGCGCCCGTGGAGGGCATGGACGGCGCGCGCTGCGCCACGCCGCTGATCCTCGCCGTCGATGCCAAGGACGAGCGCGCCTATCTGGAAGAGCGTTTCGGCCCGATCAGCTTCCTGATCGCGACCGAGGATGCGAACGATGCGATCCGGCGAGCGGCCAATTCGGCCCGCGACCGGGGTGCGATCACCGCGGCACTTTATGCCACCGACGAAGATATGATCGACCAGGCGGCGGATGCCTTTGCCGCGGCCGGCGTCGGCCTGTCGGTCAATCTCACGGGCGGCGTCTTCGTCAATCAGAATGCCGCCTTTTCCGACTACCACGTCACGGGCGCGAACCCGGCCGGCAATGCCTGTCTGTGCGACAGCGCCTTTGTCGCCAATCGCTTCCGCGTGGCAACCCTGCGCCGTCCGGTCGCGGCGTAG
- a CDS encoding ABC transporter substrate-binding protein yields MTKLKTYLGGAALLAGAAMFATTAMAADTIKIGASLAVTGPASFLGDPEAKTLELYVDRINQDGGVNGKQLELIVYDDGGNASKARTFATRLVEDDGIVAMVGGSTTGATMAMVPVFEDAGIPFISLAGAVVIIDPVKEFVFKTPHTDRMACEKVFTDMKARGIARIGMISGTGGFGKSMRGQCLDVVGNYGIEIVADETYGPKDSDMTPQLTNIKSAEGLQAVINPGFGQGPAIVTRNYRQLGFDVPLYQSHGVASKSFIDLAGDAAEGVRLPASALLVAEKLPDSDPQKSVVTGYKSAYEDATGQPVSTFGGHAYDGLMILVEAMKRAGSEDPAAVRDEIEKTSGFMGTAGVVNMSADDHLGLDLTAFRMLEIRDGDWALVE; encoded by the coding sequence ATGACCAAACTGAAGACATACCTCGGGGGCGCTGCCCTTCTGGCCGGTGCGGCGATGTTCGCAACCACCGCAATGGCTGCCGACACCATCAAGATCGGCGCGTCGCTCGCCGTCACGGGACCGGCATCGTTTCTGGGCGATCCGGAAGCCAAGACGCTGGAACTCTATGTCGACAGGATCAACCAGGACGGCGGCGTCAACGGCAAGCAGCTGGAGCTGATCGTCTATGACGACGGCGGCAACGCCAGCAAGGCGCGCACCTTCGCGACCCGCCTCGTGGAAGACGACGGCATCGTCGCCATGGTCGGCGGCTCCACCACCGGCGCCACGATGGCAATGGTTCCGGTGTTCGAGGATGCGGGCATTCCCTTCATCTCGCTCGCCGGCGCGGTGGTCATCATCGATCCGGTCAAGGAGTTCGTCTTCAAGACCCCGCACACCGACCGCATGGCCTGCGAGAAGGTCTTCACCGACATGAAGGCACGCGGCATCGCCAGGATCGGCATGATCTCCGGCACCGGCGGCTTCGGCAAGTCGATGCGCGGCCAGTGCCTCGACGTGGTCGGAAACTACGGCATCGAGATCGTCGCGGACGAGACCTACGGGCCGAAGGATTCCGACATGACGCCGCAGCTGACCAACATCAAGTCGGCGGAAGGGCTGCAGGCCGTGATCAACCCGGGCTTCGGTCAGGGTCCGGCCATCGTCACCCGCAATTACCGTCAGCTCGGCTTCGACGTGCCGCTCTACCAGAGCCACGGTGTCGCCTCCAAGTCGTTCATCGACCTCGCCGGCGATGCGGCGGAAGGCGTGCGCCTGCCGGCCTCCGCGCTGCTGGTTGCGGAAAAGCTGCCCGACAGCGACCCGCAGAAGTCCGTCGTCACCGGCTACAAGAGCGCCTATGAGGACGCGACCGGCCAGCCGGTGTCGACATTCGGCGGTCACGCCTATGACGGGCTGATGATCCTGGTCGAGGCGATGAAGCGCGCAGGCTCCGAAGATCCCGCCGCCGTCCGCGACGAGATCGAGAAGACGAGCGGATTCATGGGCACCGCCGGCGTCGTCAACATGTCGGCCGACGATCACCTCGGTCTCGACCTGACGGCCTTCCGCATGCTCGAAATCAGGGACGGCGACTGGGCCCTGGTCGAGTAA
- a CDS encoding branched-chain amino acid ABC transporter permease, which translates to MPEFLQFSVSGLTVGAVYALVALGFTIIYNASDVVNFAQGEFVMIGGMATVFLTAAGIPLPVAALIAIAAAMAVGLALHRFAIEPARGASPVTLIIITIGASIFLRGLAQVVFDKQFHSLPSFSGDTPIRFGGAAILPQSFWVLAGAGIIVLALWAFFNRTLLGKAVLATAANRLAARLVGINTSFVVGFSFVVSAAIGAIAGILVTPITLTSYDIGTLLALKGFAAAMLGGMGNPLGAIVGGLTVGLLEAFGAGYLSSTYKDAIAFIVILGVLFVMPGGLFGRASVERV; encoded by the coding sequence ATGCCCGAATTCCTGCAATTCAGTGTATCCGGCCTGACGGTCGGCGCGGTCTACGCGCTGGTCGCGCTCGGCTTCACCATCATCTACAACGCCTCCGACGTGGTGAATTTCGCGCAAGGCGAATTCGTCATGATCGGCGGCATGGCGACCGTGTTCCTGACCGCCGCCGGCATCCCGCTTCCCGTGGCAGCCCTGATCGCCATCGCCGCCGCCATGGCGGTCGGGCTGGCGCTGCACCGGTTTGCGATCGAGCCGGCGCGCGGCGCCTCGCCGGTCACCTTGATCATCATCACCATCGGCGCATCGATCTTTCTGCGCGGCCTCGCCCAGGTGGTCTTCGACAAGCAGTTCCACTCGCTGCCGTCGTTTTCCGGCGACACGCCGATCCGCTTCGGCGGCGCCGCGATCCTGCCGCAAAGCTTCTGGGTGCTGGCCGGGGCCGGCATCATCGTGCTGGCGCTCTGGGCCTTCTTCAACCGCACGCTTCTGGGCAAGGCGGTGCTCGCCACCGCAGCCAACCGCCTGGCGGCGAGGCTCGTCGGCATCAACACCTCCTTCGTCGTCGGCTTCTCCTTCGTGGTCTCCGCCGCCATCGGCGCGATCGCCGGCATTCTGGTCACGCCGATCACGCTGACGAGCTACGACATCGGCACATTGCTGGCGCTGAAGGGCTTCGCCGCCGCGATGCTGGGCGGCATGGGCAATCCGCTTGGCGCCATCGTCGGCGGGCTGACGGTCGGCCTGCTCGAGGCCTTTGGCGCGGGCTATCTCTCCTCCACCTACAAGGACGCCATCGCCTTCATCGTCATCTTGGGCGTACTCTTCGTCATGCCCGGCGGCCTGTTCGGTCGCGCCAGCGTGGAGCGCGTGTGA
- a CDS encoding branched-chain amino acid ABC transporter permease: MPALFSHRLAVPLAIAVLVVALSFALPSNFYLRVAALVWISALAVIGLNLLMGYAGQVSLGHAGFFGLGAYAVAVLPAQFGLHPLLAALAGAVVCGLIAFAVGRPILKLKGHYLAVATLGFGILIAMAISNESWLTGGPDGMPVNRMTLFGWRARGAETWYWITGGLLVVGAWIAVNLVASPTGRALRALHDSEVAARVAGIDVARYKVRVFVISAVYASVAGSALALVNGFVTPETANFLHSIELVTMVVVGGMGSILGSVAGAAILVVLPQLLTTFHEYEHMLLGLMMMVIMIVLRSGIVPSLAALFQRRRK; the protein is encoded by the coding sequence ATGCCCGCCCTCTTCTCCCACCGTCTCGCGGTGCCGCTCGCCATCGCCGTCCTCGTCGTGGCGCTCTCCTTCGCGCTGCCCTCGAACTTCTACCTGCGGGTCGCAGCACTCGTGTGGATCTCCGCGCTCGCGGTGATCGGGCTGAACCTCCTGATGGGCTATGCCGGCCAGGTCAGCCTCGGCCATGCCGGTTTCTTCGGCCTCGGCGCCTATGCGGTCGCCGTGCTTCCCGCGCAATTCGGACTGCATCCGCTCCTCGCCGCCCTTGCCGGCGCGGTGGTCTGCGGGCTGATCGCCTTTGCCGTCGGACGGCCGATCCTGAAACTCAAGGGCCATTATCTCGCCGTCGCGACGCTCGGCTTCGGCATTCTCATCGCCATGGCGATCTCCAACGAATCCTGGCTGACCGGCGGTCCCGACGGCATGCCGGTCAACCGCATGACGCTGTTCGGCTGGCGCGCGCGCGGCGCGGAGACCTGGTACTGGATCACCGGCGGGCTTCTCGTCGTCGGAGCATGGATCGCGGTCAACCTGGTGGCAAGCCCCACGGGCCGCGCGCTCAGGGCCTTGCACGATTCGGAAGTCGCCGCCCGCGTCGCCGGCATCGATGTCGCCCGCTACAAGGTCCGCGTCTTCGTCATTTCCGCCGTCTACGCCTCCGTCGCCGGATCGGCGCTGGCGCTGGTCAACGGCTTCGTCACCCCGGAAACGGCCAACTTCCTGCATTCCATCGAGCTGGTGACCATGGTGGTCGTCGGCGGAATGGGCTCGATCCTCGGATCGGTGGCGGGTGCTGCGATCCTCGTCGTGCTGCCGCAGCTCCTCACCACTTTCCACGAATACGAGCACATGCTGCTCGGCCTGATGATGATGGTGATCATGATTGTGCTCAGAAGCGGCATTGTTCCAAGCCTCGCCGCGCTTTTCCAGCGGAGGCGCAAATGA
- a CDS encoding ABC transporter ATP-binding protein yields MSILSVQDIGIAFGGVRAVDNVSFSAETGQVFSIIGPNGAGKTTLFNLVSGVYQPKTGQVRLDGAEVTALEPNRLAERGLSRTFQNLQVFFRMTARENVMVGRHLKEKRGLLAHLLALPSTLRQNRESAQIADTLLARVGLADYADTPAASMPYGALKRLEIARALAADPKVLLLDEPAAGCNAVETEEIERLIRSIADDGVAVVLVEHDMKLVMRISDKVLVLDQGRVLAEGPGAEIRSNPKVIEAYLGTHGTREANLALD; encoded by the coding sequence ATGAGCATCCTTTCGGTCCAGGACATCGGCATCGCCTTCGGCGGCGTGCGCGCCGTCGACAATGTCTCCTTTTCCGCCGAGACGGGGCAGGTGTTTTCCATCATCGGCCCCAACGGCGCGGGCAAGACCACGCTGTTCAATCTGGTCTCCGGCGTCTACCAGCCCAAGACCGGCCAGGTGCGCCTCGACGGCGCGGAGGTCACCGCGCTGGAGCCGAACCGTCTCGCCGAGCGCGGGTTGTCGCGCACCTTCCAGAACCTGCAGGTGTTCTTTCGCATGACGGCGCGCGAGAACGTCATGGTCGGCCGTCACCTCAAGGAGAAACGCGGCCTGCTCGCCCATCTCCTCGCACTCCCCTCCACGCTTCGCCAGAACCGGGAAAGCGCGCAGATCGCGGACACCCTGCTGGCGCGCGTCGGACTGGCGGATTACGCCGACACGCCGGCCGCCTCCATGCCCTATGGCGCCTTGAAGCGTCTGGAAATCGCCCGCGCGCTCGCAGCCGACCCCAAGGTGCTCCTGCTCGACGAACCGGCCGCCGGCTGCAATGCGGTGGAAACGGAAGAGATCGAACGGCTGATCCGCTCCATCGCCGACGACGGCGTCGCGGTGGTGCTTGTGGAACACGACATGAAGCTCGTCATGCGCATTTCCGACAAGGTGCTGGTGCTCGACCAGGGCCGCGTGCTGGCGGAAGGCCCCGGCGCGGAGATCCGCTCCAACCCCAAGGTGATCGAGGCCTATCTGGGAACCCATGGAACGCGGGAGGCGAACCTTGCTCTCGACTGA
- a CDS encoding ABC transporter ATP-binding protein, which yields MLSTEAPLLSVADLTSAYGRIEALHGLSLHVGAREIVALVGGNGAGKTTLLRALSGVQPVTGGRVSFEGADITRASPHARVRAGIAQVPEGRQIFTPLAIEDNLRLGAYLRKDKEIVDDLERVYALFPVLKERRRNPAGGLSGGQQQMLAIGRALMSRPKLLLLDEPSMGLAPVLVDQVFEIIARLRDTDDVTIFLVEQNAFAALSIADRGYVIETGEIAMSGPGKELLTDDRVREAYLGV from the coding sequence TTGCTCTCGACTGAAGCCCCCCTCCTGTCCGTCGCGGATCTCACCTCAGCCTACGGCCGCATCGAGGCGCTGCACGGCTTGTCGCTGCACGTCGGCGCGCGCGAGATCGTCGCGCTCGTCGGCGGAAACGGCGCGGGCAAGACCACCCTCCTGCGCGCGCTCTCCGGCGTCCAGCCGGTCACCGGCGGACGCGTGTCCTTCGAAGGCGCCGACATCACGCGGGCCAGCCCGCATGCGCGCGTGCGTGCCGGCATTGCTCAGGTTCCGGAGGGCCGGCAGATCTTCACGCCGCTCGCGATCGAGGACAACTTGCGCCTCGGCGCCTACCTGCGCAAGGACAAGGAGATCGTGGACGATCTGGAGCGGGTCTACGCTCTGTTCCCGGTCCTGAAGGAACGCCGGCGCAATCCGGCCGGCGGATTGTCGGGCGGACAGCAGCAGATGCTCGCCATCGGCCGCGCACTGATGAGCCGGCCGAAGCTCCTGCTTCTCGACGAACCGTCCATGGGGCTTGCGCCGGTGCTGGTCGATCAGGTGTTCGAGATCATCGCGCGGCTGCGCGACACCGACGACGTCACGATCTTCCTGGTGGAGCAGAACGCCTTTGCAGCGCTTTCCATCGCCGACCGGGGCTATGTCATCGAGACCGGCGAGATCGCGATGAGCGGCCCGGGCAAGGAGCTTCTCACCGACGACCGGGTGCGCGAGGCCTATCTCGGCGTGTGA